The window TTCACCGTAGAGCAGGGCGTCGTCCATCATGAACGCCACCGCGCGGCCGGATTCCAGCATCAGGAACGACTCGCCGTGGTCCTTGGCCGAGATGATGTTCATGCCCATCTGCTTCTCGGCATTCATGCTCTTGAGCAGGCGCTCGGAGGTGGTGCCGGCGGTGGTCACCACGTTCTTGCCCTTGAGGTCGGTGAACTCGTTGACGCCGGAGGTCTTCTTGGTCAGCAGACGGGTGCCGACCTCGAAGATGCCGACCGAGAAGTCCACCTGCTTCTGCCGCTCGAGGTTGTTGGTGGTCGAGCCGCATTCGAGGTCGACGGTGCCGTTCTGCACCAGCGGAATGCGGGTCTGCGAGGTGACCAGGTTGTAGCGCACCTTGAGTTCCGGCAGGCCGAGCTCCTGCTTGAGCGCCTCGACCACCTGCAGTTGCAGGTCATGGGCGTAGCCGACCGGCTTGCCCGGCTCGGCGCCGAGGTAGGAGAAGGGGATCGAGGCGTCGCGGTGGCCGAGGGTGATGGTGCCGCTGTCCTTGATCTTCTTCAGGGTGCCGGTGAGTTCGGCGGCGACGCTGGTGGTGGAGAACAGGGCGGCAGCGACGGCTGCGCCCAGGAGTTGGGGAAGGATGCGCATGAATCTAGTCCTCGGCTTGTTGTTTTTAGGGAATACGCCAGCTGCGCTGAAATGCTTCAGGTGCCTGTTCGCATTCGTCCCCTGCCTAAGAGCAGATTGCATGC is drawn from Pseudomonas cavernae and contains these coding sequences:
- a CDS encoding glutamate/aspartate ABC transporter substrate-binding protein, translating into MRILPQLLGAAVAAALFSTTSVAAELTGTLKKIKDSGTITLGHRDASIPFSYLGAEPGKPVGYAHDLQLQVVEALKQELGLPELKVRYNLVTSQTRIPLVQNGTVDLECGSTTNNLERQKQVDFSVGIFEVGTRLLTKKTSGVNEFTDLKGKNVVTTAGTTSERLLKSMNAEKQMGMNIISAKDHGESFLMLESGRAVAFMMDDALLYGEMAKAKQPDAWVVVGEPQSFEIYGCMLRKGDPAFKQVVDKAINATYASGQINAIYAKWFTQPIPPKSLNLNFQMSDELKKLIANPTDKSAEEI